In Thunnus albacares chromosome 10, fThuAlb1.1, whole genome shotgun sequence, a single window of DNA contains:
- the fam193b gene encoding protein FAM193B: MARKKSKQQGVAQKELVPGQQTVPKSPVSPGDAAGGGGGDAGLDRLATTRANQPMHTCCLLCHREFKDWGANSMNGLPGGHGTKLADAVPALSQALLREAPGRKLADAVPSLSQSLLGEVPLWICQSCCKTVEEEERRSTQEQPTPVPLSHSSSCKSQSCGNGYPEQSTVDWDPSSFLSAHKLSGLWNSAHTNGGEHCSHNTSSHSQQGITAGSACHEKRGLHEAPGKSAKTSGTKVCPYSHPSSQNSSGSSAGNPLSTSADLCKTTPKHFKTMCRRPTPPGEAFHPSDHHQHTDLSVPPNSPTGLSSQHSSLLPPKPSSGQHSHVTSSSATGVAAHAPFSPLVPNLHGPTAKLTSPSPDSPTSVHKPSPCKNAHIPAVNTQHSKLGTSICNHPCNGHSGGTVATSNVGHMTAGACRDQACKGHKMTNGTLCHPPSEIEEGEDEDSSSERSSCASSSTNQKDGKYCDCCYCEFFGHNAPPAAPTSRNYAEIREKLRSRLTRRKEELPQRQDSELTVAGAIDNRDVDELLDFINSSEPKPVNSAKAAKRARHKQKKKEKAQQGNMGAAGSDPHSNPSEPVDEPIPDGSEANRLLDWPQLELERVNSFLTSRLEEIKNTIKDSIRASFSMYDLNLDVNDFPKKAATLEGNHLLSHLNGSSDLQQIDLDLAPLSLGTFKSHLDLVNGWEDTTTVSSPNTTTTASGVTVGSKDIQRLHTTPSLSKLIRVRSPERCTSTGSDSLPQVPAQATAKSKEDIPDPKNSAVGNGGTKSKKNKKQQQQQRQEQPVSEQNSNKPTKAASGNETQKTIESKVAEIGSNGSKAGSKQPQHSADNQRNGPKKAEESKSSRNVASGANGGLSNAQRGKGDTDTRGSRSEQDSESKAHPTIPTNGQQQLQSKGKNKKNKNKGEKSSSAIDDVFLPKDVDPTEMDEIDREVEYFKRFCLDSAKQTRQKVAVNWSNFSLKKVPSNAAQ, from the exons ATGGCAAGGAAGAAAAGCAAACAGCAAGGCGTCGCCCAGAAGGAGCTGGTGCCCGGACAGCAGACCGTACCGAAGAGCCCAGTCTCTCCCGGCGATGCAGCCGGCGGTGGCGGCGGAGATGCTGGGCTGGATAGGCTGGCTACCACCAGGGCGAACCAG CCTATGCACACCTGCTGCCTCCTGTGCCACCGTGAATTCAAAGACTGGGGAGCAAACTCCATGAACGGACTCCCAGGGGGCCATGGGACCAAGCTGGCTGATGCCGTGCCTGCACTCTCCCAGGCCTTATTGCGGGAGGCGCCAGGGCGTAAGCTTGCTGATGCGGTGCCCTCGCTGTCTCAGTCCCTGCTGGGAGAGGTGCCTCTGTGGATCTGTCAGAGCTGCTGCAAGACcgtggaagaggaggaaagacgGAGCACCCAGGAGCAGCCGACGCCG GTACCATTGTCACACTCTTCCTCCTGTAAGTCCCAGAGCTGTGGGAACGGTTACCCGGAGCAAAGTACTGTGGATTGGGACCCGAGTTCCTTCCTGTCAGCCCACAAACTGTCAGGACTCTGGAACTCAGCCCACACCAACGGAGGGGAACACTGCAGCCACAACACTTCATCACACTCACAACAAG GTATAACAGCAGGATCAGCCTGTCATGAGAAAAGAGGACTTCACGAAGCGCCGGGGAAATCTGCTAAAACGTCGGGGACCAAAGTGTGTCCCTACAGTCACCCGTCATCCCAGAATTCCAGTGGATCCTCTGCTGGGAACCCCCTGTCTACCTCAGCAGACCTTTGTAAGACCACTCCCAAGCACTTCAAGACCATGTGCCGTCGACCAACGCCACCAG GTGAAGCCTTCCACCCCAGTGACCACCATCAACATACAGACTTGTCGGTACCCCCCAATAGTCCAACCGGCCTGTCTTCACAGCATTCCTCCCTCCTGCCTCCAAAGCCAAGCTCCGGGCAGCACAGTCATGTAACCTCTTCCTCTGCCACTGGGGTTGCAGCCCACGCTCCCTTCTCCCCGCTGGTACCAAACCTCCACGGCCCAACAGCTAAACTCACCTCTCCCAGTCCAGACAGCCCAACATCTGTTCATAAGCCCAGCCCGTGCAAAAACGCCCACATTCCTGCcgtgaacacacaacacagcaaaCTGGGCACGTCTATCTGTAACCACCCTTGTAATGGACACAGTGGGGGAACGGTGGCCACTTCAAATGTAGGCCATATGACAGCTGGGGCCTGCAG gGATCAGGCATGTAAGGGGCACAAAATGACTAATGGGACGTTGTGCCATCCACCGTCGGAGATagaggagggggaggatgaAGACAGCAGCTCTGAGAGGAGCTCCTGCGCTTCGTCTTCTACCAACCAGAAGGATGGGAAGTACTGCGACTGCTGCTACTGCGAGTTCTTCGGACACAATGCG CCTCCAGCTGCACCAACTAGCCGTAACTACGCTGAAATCCGAGAGAAGCTCCGCTCACGACTGACCCGACGTAAAGAGGAGCTGCCTCAGCGTCAGGACTCAGAACTGACAGTGGCTGGTGCCATTGACAACCGGGACGTGGATGAGTTGCTGGACTTCATAAACAGTTCGGAGCCCAAACCTGTTAACAGTGCCAAGGCTGCCAAAAGGGCTCgacacaaacaaaagaagaag GAAAAAGCTCAGCAGGGCAACATGGGTGCTGCAGGCAGTGACCCTCACTCCAATCCATCTGAGCCTGTTGACGAGCCCATCCCTGACGGTTCTGAAGCCAATCGGTTGCTGGACTGGCCTCAGCTGGAGCTTGAGCGCGTCAACAGTTTTCTCACCAGTCGGCTCGAAGAGATTAAGAACACCATCAAAGACTCAATCCGGGCCTCGTTTAGCATGTACGACCTCAATCTGGATGTCAATGACTTCCCAAAGAAGGCAGCCACGTTGGAGGGCAACCATTTACTATCCCATCTCAATGGTTCCTCTGACCTGCAGCAGATAGACCTTGACCTCGCCCCTCTTTCACTGGGAACCTTTAAGAGCCACCTTGACCTGGTTAATGGATGGGAGGACACAACCACTGTCTCATCTCCTAATACCACCACCACGGCATCAGGGGTCACTGTTGGGTCCAAGGACATCCAGCGGTTGCACACTACCCCCAGTCTCTCAAAGCTCATAAGGGTCCGTTCCCCAGAAAGATGCACTTCCACTGGATCTGACAGTTTGCCACAGGTGCCAGCCCAAGCAACAGCTAAATCAAAGGAGGACATCCCTGATCCCAAGAACTCCGCAGTTGGAAACGGCGGTACAAAGtcaaagaagaataaaaagcagcagcagcagcaaagacaGGAGCAGCCTGTGTCGGAGCAAAATTCCAACAAACCAACCAAAGCTGCCTCCGGGAATGAAACGCAGAAAACCATTGAGTCTAAGGTGGCTGAAATTGGTTCTAACGGCTCAAAAGCTGGGAGCAAACAGCCTCAGCACTCTGCAGACAACCAGAGAAATGGGCCTAAGAAAGCTGAGGAGAGCAAATCATCCAGAAATGTTGCCAGTGGAGCAAATGGTGGCCTCTCGAATGCACAAAGGGGGAAGGGTGACACAGACACACGAGGATCTCGGTCCGAGCAGGATTCAGAAAGCAAAGCACACCCCACCATTCCAACCAATGGGCAGCAACAGCTGCAATCCAAGGGAAAAAAtaagaagaacaagaacaaggGCGAAAAATCCAGCAGTGCTATTG ATGATGTATTTCTCCCTAAAGATGTGGATCCCACAGAAATGGATGAGATTGATCGGGAAGTGGAATACTTCAAAAG GTTTTGCCTTGACTCTGCAAAACAAACTCGCCAGAAGGTAGCAGTGAATTGGTCCAACTTCAGCCTCAAAAAGGTTCCTTCCAATGCAGCTCAATAA